The Corvus hawaiiensis isolate bCorHaw1 chromosome 2, bCorHaw1.pri.cur, whole genome shotgun sequence genome includes a window with the following:
- the ZBED1 gene encoding E3 SUMO-protein ligase ZBED1 codes for MENKSLEGSPSDLKLVAHPRAKSKVWKYFGFDTNAEGCILQWKKIYCRICMAQIAYSGNTSNLSYHLEKNHPDEFCEFVKSNTEQMREAFATAFSKIKPESSQQVVQDSLIMKTYQNYENKKHQELTSAVISLICEGMYPASIVDEPTFKALLRTADPRYELPSRKYFCTKAIPEKYSAIREIVLKELTEVLWCGISTDMWRSENQNRSYVTVAVHFLSSSPANCLAVNSRCLKTFEVPEDNTAETITRVLYETFIEWGINTKVFGATTDYSKDIVKACSLLDIPVQMPCLGHTFNAGIQQAFQLPKLCNLLARCRKLVEYFQQSTVAMYMLSEKQKQQNILHCMLVSDRVSWWGSTLAMLQRLKEQQFVIAAVLVEDSNNHHLMLESSEWNTIEGLVELLQPFKQVAEMMSASKYPTISMVKPLLHMLLNTTLNIKENDLKEISMAKEVIAKELSTTYQHTPEIDMFLNVATFLDPRYKKLPFLSAFERQQVENRVVEEAKSLLEKVKENSFRAEEKFFTVSEEPPMKKIIISSTPPPTSVINNMLAEIFCQTGGVEDQEEWHAQIVEELSNFKSQKVLGLNEDPLKWWSDRLALFPVLPKVLQKYWCILATRVFPERLFGSSANVVSAKRNRLAPAHVDEQIFLYENSRNGSEAEPEDEDEGEWGLEQEQIFNLNDSVNINNNFFNIRDSGFV; via the coding sequence ATGGAGAATAAAAGTTTAGAAGGTTCCCCATCAGACCTAAAGTTAGTGGCTCACCCGAGAGCAAAGAGTAAAGTGTGGAAGTACTTTGGGTTTGATACCAATGCAGAAGGATGCATATTACAGTGGAAGAAGATCTACTGCCGTATTTGCATGGCACAGATTGCCTATTCAGGAAACACGTCCAACCTTTCCTACCACCTTGAGAAAAATCACCCCGATGAATTCTGTGAGTTTGTGAAAAGTAACACTGAGCAAATGAGGGAAGCCTTTGCCACAGCATTTTCAAAAATCAAGCCGGAGTCATCACAACAGGTTGTTCAAGATAGCCTCATCATGAAGACCTACCAGaactatgaaaacaaaaaacatcagGAACTGACATCTGCAGTCATCAGCTTAATTTGCGAGGGCATGTATCCAGCCTCCATCGTTGATGAACCTACCTTCAAGGCCCTCTTGAGAACAGCGGACCCCAGGTATGAACTTCCGAGCCGGAAGTACTTCTGTACAAAAGCGATTCCTGAAAAGTACAGTGCTATTAGAGAAATTGTGCTGAAAGAGCTCACTGAGGTTCTGTGGTGTGGCATATCCACGGACATGTGGAGGAGCGAAAACCAGAACAGGTCATATGTAACCGTGGCAGTTCACTTTCTcagcagcagtcctgccaaCTGCCTGGCTGTGAACTCACGGTGTTTGAAAACATTCGAAGTACCAGAGGATAACACTGCAGAGACCATTACACGAGTTCTTTATGAAACATTCATTGAGTGGGGGATCAATACAAAAGTCTTTGGTGCTACAACAGATTACAGTAAAGACATTGTGAAAGCTTGCTCTCTCCTAGATATTCCCGTACAGATGCCTTGTTTGGGGCACACTTTTAACGCAGGAATACAACAAGCTTTTCAGCTCCCCAAACTCTGCAACCTTCTTGCCAGGTGCCGAAAGCTAGTGGAGTATTTTCAGCAGTCTACGGTCGCAATGTACATGCTGAGcgaaaagcagaagcagcagaataTTCTCCACTGCATGCTGGTAAGTGACCGTGTTTCCTGGTGGGGAAGCACGCTCGCTATGCTGCAGCGCCTCAAGGAGCAGCAGTTTGTCATTGCGGCTGTTCTCGTGGAGGACAGCAACAACCACCACCTCATGCTGGAATCCAGTGAGTGGAATACAATCGAAGGGCTggtggagctgctccagcctttcaAGCAGGTTGCAGAGATGATGTCTGCTTCAAAGTACCCGACGATAAGTATGGTGAAGCCACTTCTCCACATGCTTCTGAATACTACTCTGAACATCAAAGAGAACGATTTGAAAGAAATCAGCATGGCAAAGGAGGTGATTGCTAAAGAGTTGTCAACCACCTACCAGCACACACCTGAGATAGACATGTTTCTCAATGTTGCAACTTTCTTGGATCCCCGCTACAAGaaactgccttttctttcaGCCTTTGAAAGGCAGCAGGTGGAAAACAGAGTGGTGGAAGAAGCAAAAAGCCTGCTggagaaagtaaaagaaaatagctttagagctgaagagaaattcttcactgtttcAGAAGAGCCCCctatgaaaaaaatcatcatctCCTCTACTCCTCCTCCTACCAGTGTCATCAACAACATGCTTGCAGAGATCTTTTGCCAGACGGGAGGCGTGGAAGACCAGGAGGAATGGCATGCTCAAATCGTTGAGGAGTTGAGCAACTTCAAGTCACAAAAGGTCCTCGGTTTGAATGAGGACCCACTGAAGTGGTGGTCTGACAGACTAGCGCTGTTTCCAGTTTTACCAAAGGTTCTTCAAAAATACTGGTGTATTCTGGCCACAAGGGTCTTCCCTGAACGCCTTTTTGGTTCTTCTGCTAATGTTGTGAGTGCAAAGAGAAACCGGTTAGCCCCGGCTCATGTGGATGAGCAGATCTTTTTGTATGAAAACAGTCGGAATGGGTCTGAGGCAGAACCGGAGGACGAAGACGAAGGAGAGTGGGGTTTGGAACAggaacagatttttaatttaaatgactCGGTAAACATAAacaataatttctttaatattcGAGACAGTGGGTTTGTTTAA